TGTTATCCGGTGGAGAGCGTCAGGCGCTATCTTTGCTAATGGCGACATTTACGCAACCGTCTATTTTACTGCTAGATGAGCATACTGCTGCTCTTGACCCATCTCGTGCAGAATTGATTACAAATTTAACAAAAGAACTTGTTGAAAAAGATCAATTAACAACACTTATGATTACGCATAATATGCAACAGGCACTGGACCTGGGAAACAGACTGATCATGATGGACAAAGGACAGATCATATTAGAAGTGGGAGCCGAAGAAAAGAAGGGGCTAACCATTGATAAACTGATGGCTGAATTCCAACGCATTCGCGGTGAAAAGTTAACGAGCGACAAAGCGTTACTATCCGTTTGAGTATATATATTTGGAAAGAACTAAGGAGCGTCACAGAAAGTCAGTTCTCGCAGACTTTCTGGACAGCCCCGTTTTTTTGCGTTAACTGTCAGCACTCGCCTCGATTTCATCCAAAGGTATCGGCTTGTACCCATCATATTGCCTTTCTACTGCAATCGGTTCGGCATAAGGATCTTTAGTAAGCTTTCCGTTCATGTAAAGCAACAGAGCGCCTTCTTGGACGGCATCGAAATACCGTTTCGCTTCGTCATCAGTGAAACCTGATTCCTTCAGCAAGCGGCGGACATTCTGTTCACCTGCAAGAAACCCCATGAAATGGTTGAACAAGTTGTACGGAGAATCCTCTCCTTCTGTCAATGCGTGGCTCCGCAATTCATCGACCGCCAAATCATCCTTCATGCCAATATACAAATCTTGTTCCTCCACACCTTCGTGCTTCAGCTCGAGTATTTTAGACATTAATCGTTCCTGATTTGGGAAGCTTCCGATAAATGTTTTTTTCATCATGGTTCCTCCTCTATCATCATTGTCTTTGGAAAATACCCTTGTTGCGGTAAAAGGAAACAAAAACGAAGGTCGCCTTCATTGCAAAACATGAACAATAGGCGGTCCGGACGACATAGTATAGGAGAAAGACTCGGTAGAGGAGTTTGTGATTTGGATAGTTCGAAGATTCATCATAGTAATAAGCCGAGCGGTTTTCCCGCGAATCAAGATCGATTCGTCTGGAATCCGTATGTGGCATTCATACAGGAGCAAAACGGGATCAATGAGCAGCTCGTGGCATCAGTAGCCAAGCTTGAAATGCTATGCGGCAAGATTTTGGATGTCGTTTCCAACCAGCAACATGTCCACCGGAATCGCTATATTCATTTACGGGACCGGATTTGGGAAGTGCATGAAAAGTTAAGGTCCGCATCCGACAGGCAAGATGCCATACGGGAAGAGCTTGGGAAACAGGGGGAAGCCGTTTTTCGG
The genomic region above belongs to Sporosarcina sp. Marseille-Q4943 and contains:
- a CDS encoding general stress protein, translating into MKKTFIGSFPNQERLMSKILELKHEGVEEQDLYIGMKDDLAVDELRSHALTEGEDSPYNLFNHFMGFLAGEQNVRRLLKESGFTDDEAKRYFDAVQEGALLLYMNGKLTKDPYAEPIAVERQYDGYKPIPLDEIEASADS